The following proteins are encoded in a genomic region of Mycolicibacterium rutilum:
- the ruvA gene encoding Holliday junction branch migration protein RuvA, which yields MIASVRGEVLDIALDHVVIEAGGVGYKVMATPSTLATLRRGSEARLITAMIVREDSQTLYGFADADARDLFLTLLGVSGIGPSIALGALAMYDGPTLRQAIGDGDITALTRIPKVGKKTAELMALSLRDKVGLATSSGATAFSGQSVRTPVVEALVGLGFAAKQAEEATDKVLANDPEATQASALRAALSMLGKK from the coding sequence ATGATCGCATCGGTACGCGGTGAGGTTCTCGACATCGCCCTCGACCACGTGGTGATCGAGGCGGGCGGGGTCGGCTACAAGGTGATGGCCACACCGTCGACGCTGGCGACGCTGCGCCGCGGCAGCGAGGCCCGGCTCATCACCGCGATGATCGTGCGTGAGGACTCGCAGACGCTGTACGGGTTCGCCGACGCCGACGCCCGCGATCTGTTCCTGACCCTGCTCGGGGTCTCCGGGATCGGGCCGAGCATCGCGCTGGGTGCGCTGGCGATGTACGACGGCCCCACCCTGCGGCAGGCCATCGGCGACGGCGACATCACCGCGCTGACCCGTATTCCGAAGGTGGGCAAGAAGACTGCGGAGCTGATGGCGCTGAGCCTGCGCGACAAAGTGGGGCTCGCCACGTCGTCGGGGGCGACGGCGTTCAGCGGTCAGTCGGTGCGCACACCCGTGGTCGAGGCGCTCGTCGGGCTGGGTTTCGCGGCCAAACAGGCCGAGGAGGCCACCGACAAGGTGCTGGCCAACGACCCGGAGGCCACGCAGGCCAGTGCGCTGCGCGCGGCGCTGTCGATGTTGGGTAAGAAGTAG
- a CDS encoding maleylpyruvate isomerase N-terminal domain-containing protein: protein MRLDAEAARNLLADAWDRWARRCAELADDDWSAPTRCTGWDVAALIAHVCPEPTMFDRLAEAITDPPAAVTDAAILLRRFNEPDGVANTGADALAERAVTAAAALTPQTAAARFTETAERLRANHTRADTVIAYPFVDSTTLAVITETALMESTVHLLDLAAAVGGVDPSPEALRATRDLLIAVPDPTVAVEALAGRAAPSTALPAIR, encoded by the coding sequence ATGCGACTCGACGCTGAGGCCGCCCGGAACCTGCTGGCCGACGCCTGGGACCGCTGGGCCCGACGGTGCGCCGAGCTCGCCGACGACGACTGGTCGGCACCCACCCGCTGCACCGGTTGGGATGTCGCGGCGCTGATCGCCCACGTCTGTCCCGAGCCGACGATGTTCGACCGGCTCGCCGAGGCGATCACCGATCCCCCGGCGGCGGTCACCGACGCAGCAATCCTGTTGCGCCGCTTCAACGAACCCGACGGCGTCGCCAACACCGGCGCGGACGCGCTCGCCGAGCGCGCGGTCACCGCAGCCGCGGCGCTCACACCGCAGACCGCGGCTGCCCGGTTCACCGAGACCGCCGAGCGACTGCGCGCCAACCACACCCGCGCCGACACCGTGATCGCCTATCCGTTCGTGGACAGCACCACGCTCGCGGTGATCACCGAGACGGCGTTGATGGAGTCCACGGTGCACCTGCTCGACCTGGCGGCCGCGGTCGGTGGCGTCGACCCCTCCCCCGAGGCGCTGCGCGCCACACGAGACCTGCTGATTGCGGTGCCCGATCCGACGGTGGCGGTCGAGGCACTCGCCGGGCGTGCCGCCCCGTCAACGGCGCTGCCGGCCATCCGCTGA
- a CDS encoding alpha/beta fold hydrolase: MRRWLSVLLALLALAACSAPPGAAQPDADPVGAVDIGGGRQLYLQCQGHGSPTVFVIPGKGSYAEVWNVVIPPDDPIRSSPYDIVERARFVATPDAVQPTVARTTRVCAYDRPDTRPDGPDRSTPVRQPHTVAQDVDDLVALLAAAHLAGPFVFAAHSYGGLILDLLARTRPDLVAGIVMVDGVSEFLMTLGSPAQNAAFERDAATPPEPGDEAVLMTDAFARIHAAPPLPRVPAIVLSVDKFAAPEALTPDNYTLAQIHTANDLLAAELGTTNVIATGSGHNVMLYQPKFVSDNIIAVVDRVRAGA; encoded by the coding sequence GTGCGGCGGTGGCTGAGCGTCTTGCTCGCGCTTCTCGCCCTGGCGGCCTGCAGTGCGCCGCCCGGTGCTGCCCAACCCGACGCCGATCCGGTGGGTGCGGTCGACATCGGTGGTGGACGACAGCTGTATCTGCAGTGCCAGGGCCACGGGTCGCCGACGGTGTTCGTCATCCCGGGCAAGGGCAGCTACGCCGAGGTGTGGAACGTCGTGATCCCACCCGACGATCCGATCCGCTCGTCGCCGTACGACATCGTCGAGCGGGCGCGGTTCGTCGCCACCCCGGACGCGGTGCAACCTACGGTGGCCAGGACCACCCGGGTCTGCGCCTACGACCGGCCCGACACCCGGCCCGACGGACCCGACCGGTCCACACCGGTGCGCCAACCGCACACCGTGGCGCAGGACGTGGACGACCTGGTCGCGCTGTTGGCCGCCGCCCACCTGGCCGGCCCGTTCGTCTTCGCCGCGCACTCTTACGGCGGGCTGATCCTCGACCTACTGGCACGCACGCGCCCAGATCTGGTGGCGGGCATCGTGATGGTCGACGGGGTGTCGGAGTTCCTGATGACGTTGGGCAGTCCCGCGCAGAACGCGGCGTTCGAACGCGACGCCGCCACACCGCCGGAGCCGGGGGACGAGGCCGTGCTGATGACCGACGCGTTCGCCCGGATCCACGCCGCGCCGCCGCTGCCCCGCGTTCCGGCGATCGTGCTGAGCGTCGACAAGTTCGCCGCGCCCGAAGCGCTGACGCCGGACAACTACACGCTGGCCCAGATCCACACGGCCAACGATCTGCTGGCCGCCGAATTGGGCACCACCAACGTCATCGCCACCGGCAGCGGACACAACGTCATGCTGTATCAGCCGAAGTTCGTCTCCGACAACATCATTGCTGTCGTCGACCGCGTCCGCGCCGGGGCGTGA
- a CDS encoding TetR/AcrR family transcriptional regulator, which translates to MPKKAPPGPRDERGVLSARILAAAREQFAQHGWAGTTIRAIARAADVDPALVYHYFGSKEALLDAATDPPPRWLESVAATWATPSHELGAALLRLMLGAWRDDEIGAVLRAVLLTAAHDETTREKLRRVVESSLMGVAQLGADESDRRTRSGLISSQIMGLAMMRFVWRIEPVASMSDDEIVAAVAPNLQRYIDGTLS; encoded by the coding sequence ATGCCCAAGAAGGCACCGCCCGGGCCGCGGGACGAGCGCGGCGTCCTGTCGGCGCGCATCCTGGCCGCGGCGCGCGAGCAGTTCGCCCAGCACGGCTGGGCGGGCACGACGATCCGTGCGATCGCCAGGGCCGCCGACGTCGACCCGGCGCTCGTCTACCACTACTTCGGGTCCAAGGAAGCGCTGCTCGACGCTGCGACCGACCCGCCGCCGCGGTGGCTGGAGAGCGTGGCGGCAACCTGGGCCACGCCGAGCCACGAGCTCGGCGCGGCCCTACTGCGGTTGATGCTCGGCGCGTGGCGGGACGATGAGATCGGTGCGGTGCTGCGCGCGGTGCTCCTGACCGCTGCGCATGACGAGACGACCCGCGAGAAGTTGCGCCGCGTCGTCGAGAGCAGCCTCATGGGTGTCGCCCAACTCGGCGCCGACGAATCCGACCGGCGCACGCGTAGCGGACTCATCTCGTCGCAGATCATGGGACTGGCGATGATGCGTTTCGTCTGGAGGATCGAACCTGTCGCCTCGATGAGTGACGATGAGATCGTCGCGGCGGTCGCGCCGAACCTGCAGCGCTACATCGATGGGACCCTGTCATGA
- the ruvC gene encoding crossover junction endodeoxyribonuclease RuvC: MRVMGVDPGLTRCGLSVIESGKGRQVIALDVDVVRTPSDDPLHRRLLAISDAVEYWMDTHRPDVIAIERVFSQQNVSTVMGTAQAGGVIALAAAKRDIDVHFHTPSEVKAAVTGNGNADKAQVTAMVTRILALQTKPTPADAADALALAICHCWRAPMIARMAAAEALAAEQQRKYRATLKAKAQKAKAKAAR; the protein is encoded by the coding sequence GTGCGTGTGATGGGAGTCGACCCCGGGTTGACGCGGTGCGGGCTGTCGGTCATCGAGAGCGGTAAGGGCCGGCAGGTCATCGCGCTGGACGTCGATGTGGTGCGCACACCGTCCGACGACCCGCTGCACCGGCGACTGCTGGCGATCAGCGACGCCGTCGAGTACTGGATGGACACGCATCGACCCGACGTCATCGCCATCGAGCGGGTCTTCTCGCAGCAGAACGTGTCGACGGTGATGGGCACCGCGCAGGCCGGCGGCGTCATCGCGCTCGCCGCCGCCAAACGCGACATCGACGTGCACTTCCACACGCCCAGCGAGGTCAAGGCCGCGGTCACCGGGAACGGCAACGCCGACAAGGCGCAGGTCACCGCGATGGTCACCAGAATCCTTGCGCTGCAGACCAAACCGACGCCGGCCGACGCCGCCGACGCGCTGGCACTGGCAATCTGCCACTGCTGGCGCGCTCCGATGATCGCCCGGATGGCGGCCGCCGAGGCGTTGGCGGCCGAGCAGCAACGCAAGTACCGCGCCACGCTGAAGGCCAAGGCGCAGAAAGCGAAAGCGAAGGCGGCACGATGA
- a CDS encoding mechanosensitive ion channel family protein translates to MPDETELQTASNIAVTAAWAAGAIAAVYVFGVVLTWLLARVSRRSDLIKDIEVLTRKPVRMLMMVIAATIAVRRTSDTSDSWRGWVDHWLLILLIASITWLMTGLVRVVERRMIARYGGGGEEISDADRLWRRVRTQVTVLRRLAIAIVVILGGAAILMTFPSFSDIGTTVFASAGVLSVVAGLAAQTSLGAVFAGMQIAFSGAIRVGDIVQLENGQWWGRIEEITLTYVVVRIWDERRLVLPSTYFTTEPFENWTRSATEIMGTVEFDVDFNVPFNDMRAELDRLLAQSDLWDGRRGVLQVTDAVGGVVRVRIVVSAHNAGALFDLQCAVREGLVDWVQRTGGVVPIQRIEPAAAAPEAQTHREVAGETKRVAAGMFSGSPEAEERAKAFDHTVECDDDELARSNGSH, encoded by the coding sequence ATGCCGGACGAGACCGAACTGCAGACCGCAAGCAATATCGCTGTGACCGCCGCCTGGGCGGCCGGTGCGATCGCCGCCGTGTACGTGTTCGGGGTGGTGCTGACCTGGCTGCTGGCCCGGGTCAGCCGTCGCAGCGACCTGATCAAAGACATCGAGGTCCTCACCCGAAAACCGGTGCGGATGCTGATGATGGTGATCGCCGCGACGATCGCGGTGCGGCGCACCTCGGACACCTCTGACAGCTGGCGCGGCTGGGTCGACCACTGGCTCCTGATCCTGCTGATCGCGTCGATCACGTGGCTGATGACGGGCCTGGTCCGCGTCGTCGAGCGGCGGATGATCGCCCGCTACGGCGGCGGCGGCGAGGAGATCTCCGACGCCGACCGGTTGTGGCGCCGGGTGCGCACCCAGGTCACCGTGCTGCGCAGGCTCGCGATCGCGATCGTCGTCATCCTCGGCGGTGCGGCGATCCTGATGACGTTCCCGTCGTTCTCCGACATCGGCACCACGGTTTTCGCCTCCGCCGGTGTGTTGTCGGTGGTCGCCGGTCTGGCCGCGCAGACGTCGCTGGGCGCGGTGTTCGCCGGCATGCAGATCGCGTTCTCCGGCGCCATCCGCGTCGGCGACATCGTGCAGCTCGAGAACGGCCAGTGGTGGGGCCGCATCGAGGAGATCACGCTGACCTACGTCGTGGTGCGGATCTGGGACGAGCGCCGGCTGGTGCTGCCGTCGACCTACTTCACCACCGAACCGTTCGAGAACTGGACCCGCAGCGCCACCGAGATCATGGGCACGGTCGAGTTCGACGTCGACTTCAACGTCCCGTTCAACGACATGCGCGCCGAGCTGGACCGGCTGCTGGCCCAGAGCGACCTCTGGGACGGCCGGCGCGGCGTGCTGCAGGTGACCGACGCGGTCGGTGGTGTGGTCCGCGTGCGCATCGTCGTCAGCGCGCACAACGCCGGCGCGCTGTTCGACCTGCAGTGCGCGGTCCGCGAAGGCCTGGTCGACTGGGTGCAGCGCACCGGCGGCGTGGTGCCGATCCAGCGCATCGAGCCTGCGGCCGCGGCACCGGAGGCGCAGACACATCGCGAGGTGGCCGGCGAGACCAAGCGCGTCGCCGCGGGGATGTTCTCCGGCAGCCCGGAGGCCGAGGAGCGCGCCAAGGCGTTCGACCACACCGTGGAATGCGACGACGACGAGCTCGCGCGGTCCAACGGCAGCCACTGA
- a CDS encoding cytochrome P450 family protein, which produces MPDRPGITDSIAARQNSATAVCEIFGFPREDWAMFARWAAGPMTPRDEEALFQYVDLKIAERCWKPTDDLLSDLIDLEVDGVELTADEIQRFVASLVGAAVF; this is translated from the coding sequence ATGCCCGACAGGCCTGGCATCACCGATTCGATTGCCGCACGCCAGAACTCGGCCACCGCCGTCTGCGAGATCTTCGGCTTCCCGCGCGAGGACTGGGCGATGTTCGCCCGATGGGCCGCAGGCCCGATGACGCCGCGCGACGAAGAGGCGCTGTTTCAGTACGTCGACCTCAAGATCGCCGAGCGCTGCTGGAAGCCGACCGACGACCTGCTCTCGGACCTGATCGACCTCGAGGTCGACGGCGTCGAACTCACCGCCGACGAGATTCAGCGGTTCGTCGCCTCACTGGTCGGCGCGGCCGTCTTCTGA
- the car gene encoding carboxylic acid reductase, translating into MTTDTREARLQRRISDLFATDPQFAAARPEESVAHAIEAADLTLPRVVKSVLDGYADRPALGQRAVEFVTDPATGRTAAQLLPRFDTITYRDLSDRVGAVAAALADTGVRPGDRVAILGFTSIDYTTVDMALLRVGAVSVPLQTSAPVAQLRPIAVETEPVAVASSVDFLDDAVEVMLTGHLSQRLVVFDFHPEIDDHREALEAATARLADSPVVVETLADVLSRGRSLPTPPAYVGDNDELALLIYTSGSTGAPKGAMYQRRMVMNSWRRSSMAMWGGGEALPSITLNFMPMSHMMGRGILYATLGAGGTGYFVARSDLSTLLEDLALVRPTQLSFVPRIWDMVFQEFQSDVDRRVADGADRWAAETDVLADLRQNLLGGRFISAMTGSAPISAEMKTFVENLLDLHLTDGYGSTEAGAVFVDGQVSRPPVIDYKLVDVPDLGYFSTDRPYPRGELLVKSETMFPGYYKRPETTADVFDAEGYYKTGDVVAELGPDQLVYVDRRNNVLKLSQGEFVTVAKLEAVFATSPLVRQIFVYGNSARSYLLAVIVPTDDARARYDGAALKSALTESLQEVARTAGLQSYEIPRDFLVETTPFTLENGLLTGIRKLARPKLKEYYGDRLEQLYTELADTQAQELRELRLHGAEHPVLETVSRAAGALLGAAASELQPDAHFTDLGGDSLSALTFGNLLNEIFEIEVPVGIIVSPANDLAGIAAYIETARQPGSKRPTFAGVHGRDAVEVHASDLTLDKFIDEQTLAAAPTLPRPAAEVRTVLLTGATGFLGRYLALEWLERMALVGGTVICLVRAKDDAAARARLDDTFDSGDPELLRHYRELAAEHLEVIAGDKGEADLGLDRQTWQRLADTVDLIVDPAALVNHVLPYSQLFGPNAVGTAELIRIALTTKIKPFVYVSTIGVGAGIAPGQFTEDGDIREISATRKVDDSYANGYSNSKWAGEVLLREAHDLCRLPVAVFRCDMILADTTYAGQLNVPDMFTRLILSLVATGIAPFSFYELDADGNRQRAHYDGLPVEFIAEAISTLGVQVGDDAEFETYHVMNPYDDGIGLDEYVDWLIEADYPVERVGDYATWLQRFDTAIRALPERQRQASLLPLLHNYQHPEVPITGSLAPTDRFRSAVQDAKIGPDKDIPHVSRDVIVKYVTDLQRLGLL; encoded by the coding sequence ATGACGACCGATACCCGTGAAGCCCGTCTCCAGCGCCGCATCTCTGACCTGTTCGCCACCGATCCGCAGTTCGCGGCCGCGCGCCCGGAGGAGTCCGTCGCGCACGCGATCGAAGCGGCCGACCTGACCCTGCCCCGGGTGGTCAAGTCTGTCCTGGACGGCTACGCGGACCGGCCCGCGCTCGGACAGCGCGCTGTGGAGTTCGTCACCGACCCCGCGACCGGCCGTACCGCCGCACAGCTTCTCCCCCGGTTCGACACGATCACCTATCGCGATCTGTCCGACCGCGTCGGCGCGGTTGCCGCCGCGCTGGCCGACACCGGCGTGCGTCCCGGAGACCGCGTCGCGATCCTCGGGTTCACCAGCATCGACTACACGACCGTCGACATGGCGCTGCTCCGGGTCGGCGCGGTGTCGGTGCCGCTGCAGACCAGCGCACCGGTCGCCCAGCTGCGTCCCATCGCCGTCGAGACCGAGCCGGTCGCGGTGGCGTCGAGCGTCGACTTCCTCGACGACGCAGTCGAAGTGATGCTCACCGGGCACCTTTCTCAGCGCTTGGTGGTCTTCGACTTCCATCCCGAGATCGACGACCACCGCGAAGCGCTGGAGGCCGCGACCGCTCGGCTCGCGGACTCCCCCGTCGTGGTCGAGACCCTCGCCGATGTGCTCTCCCGAGGGCGGTCACTGCCGACCCCGCCCGCTTATGTGGGCGACAACGACGAGCTCGCACTGCTCATCTACACGTCCGGCAGCACTGGAGCCCCCAAGGGCGCGATGTACCAGCGGCGGATGGTGATGAACTCGTGGCGGCGGTCCAGTATGGCGATGTGGGGCGGCGGAGAAGCGCTTCCGTCGATCACGCTGAACTTCATGCCGATGAGCCACATGATGGGCCGCGGCATCCTCTACGCCACCCTGGGCGCCGGCGGGACCGGGTATTTCGTTGCGCGCAGCGATCTTTCGACGCTCTTGGAAGACCTTGCGCTGGTCCGGCCGACACAGTTGAGCTTCGTGCCCCGCATCTGGGACATGGTGTTTCAGGAGTTCCAGAGCGACGTCGACCGCCGCGTCGCCGATGGCGCGGACCGCTGGGCCGCCGAGACCGACGTACTCGCCGACCTGCGCCAGAACCTGCTCGGCGGCCGATTCATCTCCGCGATGACCGGATCGGCACCGATCTCCGCCGAGATGAAGACGTTCGTCGAGAACCTGCTCGATCTGCACCTCACCGACGGCTACGGATCCACCGAGGCCGGCGCCGTGTTCGTCGACGGGCAGGTGTCGCGGCCCCCGGTGATCGACTACAAGCTGGTCGACGTGCCCGACCTCGGGTACTTCAGCACCGACCGTCCGTATCCGCGGGGCGAACTGCTGGTCAAGTCCGAGACCATGTTTCCCGGTTACTACAAGCGCCCGGAGACCACCGCTGACGTGTTCGACGCCGAGGGCTACTACAAGACCGGCGACGTCGTGGCCGAACTCGGCCCGGACCAACTCGTCTACGTCGACCGGCGCAACAACGTGCTCAAACTGTCGCAAGGCGAGTTCGTCACCGTCGCCAAGCTCGAAGCGGTGTTCGCCACCAGCCCGCTGGTCCGGCAGATCTTTGTCTACGGCAACAGCGCCCGCTCCTACCTGCTCGCCGTGATCGTGCCCACCGACGACGCCCGGGCGCGCTACGACGGCGCGGCACTGAAATCCGCGCTCACCGAGTCGCTGCAGGAGGTGGCCAGGACCGCCGGCCTGCAGTCCTACGAGATCCCGCGCGACTTCCTCGTGGAGACAACGCCGTTCACGCTCGAGAACGGACTGCTCACCGGTATCCGCAAGCTCGCGCGGCCGAAACTCAAGGAGTACTACGGCGACCGGCTCGAACAGCTCTACACCGAGCTGGCCGACACCCAGGCGCAGGAACTTCGCGAGTTGCGGCTGCACGGCGCCGAACATCCCGTCCTCGAAACCGTCAGCCGCGCGGCGGGCGCACTGCTCGGCGCCGCGGCATCCGAGCTGCAGCCCGACGCCCACTTCACCGATCTGGGCGGAGACTCGTTGTCGGCGTTGACATTCGGTAACCTACTCAACGAGATCTTTGAAATCGAGGTGCCGGTCGGCATCATCGTCAGCCCGGCCAACGACCTGGCTGGAATCGCCGCCTACATCGAGACCGCACGGCAGCCCGGCAGCAAGCGGCCGACGTTCGCCGGCGTGCACGGCCGCGACGCGGTCGAGGTCCACGCGAGCGACCTGACGCTCGACAAGTTCATCGACGAGCAGACCCTCGCCGCGGCGCCGACCCTGCCCCGCCCGGCCGCCGAAGTGCGCACGGTGCTGCTCACCGGCGCCACCGGCTTCCTCGGCCGGTACCTGGCGCTGGAGTGGCTGGAGCGGATGGCTCTGGTCGGCGGCACGGTCATCTGCCTGGTGCGGGCCAAGGACGACGCGGCGGCACGTGCTCGCCTGGACGACACCTTCGACTCCGGCGATCCCGAATTGCTGCGGCACTACCGGGAACTGGCCGCCGAGCACCTCGAGGTCATCGCCGGTGACAAGGGTGAGGCCGATCTCGGCCTGGACCGGCAGACCTGGCAGCGGTTGGCCGACACGGTCGACCTGATCGTCGATCCCGCGGCGCTGGTCAATCACGTGCTGCCCTACAGCCAGCTGTTCGGCCCCAACGCGGTCGGCACGGCCGAACTCATCCGCATCGCGCTCACCACGAAGATCAAGCCGTTCGTGTACGTGTCGACGATCGGGGTGGGCGCAGGCATTGCGCCGGGACAGTTCACCGAGGACGGGGACATCCGCGAGATCAGCGCGACCCGCAAGGTCGACGACAGCTACGCCAACGGCTACTCCAACAGCAAGTGGGCCGGTGAGGTGCTGCTGCGCGAGGCCCACGATCTGTGCCGGTTGCCGGTGGCGGTGTTCCGCTGCGACATGATCCTCGCCGACACCACCTACGCCGGGCAGCTCAATGTGCCCGACATGTTCACCCGGTTGATCCTGAGCCTGGTCGCCACCGGCATCGCGCCGTTCTCGTTCTACGAGCTCGACGCCGACGGCAACCGGCAGCGGGCCCATTACGACGGGCTACCGGTCGAGTTCATCGCCGAGGCCATCTCGACGCTGGGCGTGCAGGTCGGCGACGACGCCGAGTTCGAGACCTACCACGTGATGAACCCCTACGACGACGGGATCGGGCTCGACGAGTACGTCGACTGGCTCATCGAGGCCGACTATCCCGTCGAGCGTGTCGGTGACTACGCGACCTGGTTGCAGCGCTTCGACACCGCGATCCGCGCGCTGCCCGAACGGCAACGCCAGGCGTCGCTGTTGCCGCTGCTGCACAACTACCAGCATCCCGAGGTTCCGATCACCGGCTCGTTGGCCCCGACGGACCGGTTCCGGTCGGCGGTGCAGGACGCCAAGATCGGGCCGGACAAGGACATTCCGCATGTCAGTCGCGACGTGATCGTCAAGTACGTCACCGACCTGCAGCGGTTGGGTCTGCTGTAG
- the ruvB gene encoding Holliday junction branch migration DNA helicase RuvB, whose product MSRFTDDDDVPEDREVSPALTVGEGDIDASLRPRSLREFIGQPRVREQLQLVIEGAKNRGGTPDHILLSGPPGLGKTSLAMIIAAELGSSLRVTSGPALERAGDLAAMLSNLVEHDVLFIDEIHRIARPAEEMLYLAMEDFRVDVVVGKGPGATSIPLEVAPFTLVGATTRSGALTGPLRDRFGFTAHMDFYEPAELERVLSRSAGILGIELGADAGAEIARRSRGTPRIANRLLRRVRDYAEVRADGVITRDVAKAALAVYDVDELGLDRLDRAVLTALTKSFGGGPVGVSTLAVAVGEEATTVEEVCEPFLVRAGMIARTPRGRVATAQAWTHLGMTPPAGVTGLGQAGLFD is encoded by the coding sequence ATGAGCCGGTTCACCGACGACGATGACGTGCCCGAGGACCGCGAGGTCTCACCGGCGCTCACTGTCGGTGAGGGCGACATCGACGCCAGCCTGCGGCCGCGGTCGTTGCGCGAGTTCATCGGCCAACCGCGCGTGCGCGAGCAACTGCAGCTCGTGATCGAGGGCGCCAAGAACCGCGGCGGCACACCGGACCACATCTTGCTGTCCGGGCCGCCCGGCCTCGGCAAGACGTCGCTGGCGATGATCATCGCGGCCGAACTCGGTTCCTCGCTGCGGGTCACGTCCGGTCCGGCTCTGGAACGCGCGGGTGATCTGGCCGCGATGTTGTCGAACCTGGTCGAGCACGACGTGCTGTTCATCGACGAGATCCACCGCATCGCGCGGCCTGCCGAGGAGATGCTCTACCTCGCGATGGAGGACTTCCGCGTCGACGTCGTCGTCGGCAAAGGCCCAGGTGCGACGTCGATCCCGCTGGAGGTGGCGCCGTTCACCCTGGTCGGGGCGACGACGCGGTCGGGCGCGCTGACCGGCCCGCTGCGTGACCGGTTCGGCTTCACCGCGCACATGGACTTCTACGAGCCCGCCGAACTCGAACGGGTACTGAGCCGTTCGGCGGGCATCCTCGGAATCGAGCTGGGCGCCGACGCCGGGGCCGAGATCGCGCGACGCTCGCGCGGCACGCCACGCATCGCCAACCGGCTGCTGCGCCGGGTCCGCGACTACGCCGAGGTCCGCGCCGACGGTGTGATCACCCGCGACGTCGCCAAGGCCGCGTTGGCGGTGTACGACGTCGACGAACTCGGTCTGGACCGACTCGACCGCGCCGTGTTGACCGCGCTGACAAAGAGTTTCGGGGGCGGGCCGGTCGGTGTGTCGACGTTGGCCGTCGCGGTCGGGGAGGAGGCGACCACCGTCGAGGAGGTCTGCGAACCGTTCCTGGTGCGCGCCGGAATGATCGCCCGCACACCGCGCGGCCGGGTCGCGACCGCGCAGGCGTGGACCCATCTGGGGATGACGCCGCCCGCCGGGGTCACCGGGCTCGGGCAGGCCGGACTGTTCGACTAG
- a CDS encoding DUF1304 domain-containing protein: protein MGFAGLFFAALAALLHVYIWVMESFTWTSRRTRATFGLTEEQALATKELAFNQGFYNLFLAIVTAAGIIIGGIGYNYVGIALIFAGVGSMLAAAVVLLVSSPEKARAAVVQGIFPLIAIVLLGIAVTL, encoded by the coding sequence ATGGGATTCGCTGGACTGTTCTTCGCCGCGCTGGCGGCGCTGCTGCATGTCTACATTTGGGTGATGGAGTCGTTCACCTGGACCTCGCGGCGGACCCGCGCGACGTTCGGGCTGACCGAGGAGCAGGCGCTGGCCACCAAGGAACTAGCCTTCAACCAAGGGTTCTACAACCTGTTCCTGGCGATCGTCACCGCCGCGGGCATCATCATCGGCGGCATCGGCTACAACTACGTCGGTATCGCGCTCATCTTCGCCGGCGTCGGGTCGATGCTGGCGGCGGCCGTCGTGCTGCTGGTGTCCTCACCGGAAAAGGCGCGCGCCGCCGTCGTCCAAGGCATCTTCCCGCTGATCGCGATTGTGCTGCTGGGCATCGCCGTGACGTTGTAG
- a CDS encoding YebC/PmpR family DNA-binding transcriptional regulator — MSGHSKWATTKHKKAVIDARRGKMFAKLIKNIEVAARVGGGDPAGNPTLYDAIQKAKKSSVPNDNIERARKRGSGEEAGGAEYQNITYEGYGPNGVAVLIECLTDNRNRAAGEVRVAMTRNGGNMADPGSVSYLFSRKGVITLEKNDLSEDDVLMAVLDAGAEDVNDLGDSFEILCEPTDLVAVRTALQDAGIDYESAEAGFEPSVSVPLDADGARKIMKLVDALEDLDDVQDVYTNIDISDEVAAELDNDD; from the coding sequence ATGAGCGGCCATTCCAAGTGGGCCACCACCAAGCACAAGAAGGCGGTCATCGACGCCCGGCGCGGCAAGATGTTCGCCAAGCTGATCAAGAACATCGAGGTCGCGGCGCGTGTCGGCGGCGGCGACCCGGCCGGCAACCCGACGCTCTACGACGCCATCCAGAAGGCCAAGAAGTCGTCGGTGCCCAACGACAACATCGAACGGGCCCGCAAGCGCGGCAGCGGTGAGGAAGCCGGCGGCGCGGAGTACCAGAACATCACCTACGAGGGCTACGGCCCCAACGGCGTCGCGGTGCTGATCGAGTGCCTGACCGACAACCGCAACCGCGCGGCCGGCGAGGTCCGCGTCGCGATGACCCGCAACGGCGGCAACATGGCCGATCCCGGTTCGGTGTCCTACCTGTTCTCCCGCAAGGGTGTGATCACGCTCGAGAAGAACGACCTCAGCGAGGACGACGTGCTGATGGCGGTCCTCGACGCCGGCGCCGAGGATGTCAACGACCTCGGCGACAGCTTCGAAATCCTCTGCGAGCCAACTGATCTCGTTGCAGTGCGGACGGCTTTGCAGGATGCGGGCATCGACTACGAGTCCGCCGAGGCCGGTTTCGAGCCGTCGGTCAGCGTCCCGCTCGACGCCGACGGCGCCCGCAAGATCATGAAGCTGGTCGACGCGCTCGAGGATCTCGACGACGTGCAAGACGTCTACACCAACATCGACATCTCCGACGAGGTCGCCGCCGAACTCGACAACGACGACTAG